The Sandaracinaceae bacterium genome window below encodes:
- a CDS encoding tandem-95 repeat protein: MTSSRNPAARLALLLSAAVFAAGCGEAVVGGSELRNTAPTLGTFTDLTTDEDTLVTGSFTVADAEDLATLTFTVTSSDPAVVSSAGVVITGSGTDRTISILPEANASGLAVITVLVSDGEYSATGTFTITVLPINDPPVIAPIANESTTEELPVGPIRITVTDIDSPLGDLTLTAVSGDLGIVDAAGVMVAGSAGAFTVTLSPLPDAFGEVVITVTASDGAASSVASFTLTVTNVNDAPTITALTDLTTDEDTATAALPFTIADVDTPVGDLLVTVVSDNATLLPPASFMLGGSGASRTLTILPATQQNGSGTVTVTVSDGSLSGSTSFVLTVTAVDDAPEIMGVTNVTVMEDPAAVPTLAFTVVDVDTPAPTVTATSDNPALVPSGALTIVNGGGNAYTLSLPPLPNAFGMATIVITANDGVNAPVTSSFVFTVTPVNDAPVLTAVIPNRSTNEDTPLSFSYGISEIDDNLDTQVTYALELVSGSATLFPAANIVLGGAGVLRTVQLTPALNQNGVVRFRIVATDSGGSTPTVLTVSQEFDITVVAINDAPTIVPSAPVPNPLFAEERSFGAPPNIGPLTFTIADVETPLGSLTITAARANGTVIDTVTFVAQGGGVFELGASSLDFISGDETITITVTDNGAGGVTGNAQSTFAIPVSVVPVNDPPEFVSFSGSPTVAGTEDTASVVPFVVFDIDNAQPAAFPVSGGSAGFTLTATTPGILGSFSVAFIAAAGPNQGQWALTLNPAPNANGSTQITFVVRDPLGVSDPLSRDTVTFTYNVAATNDAPTIANVTNVTMAEDTVGNAVLSFNVSDIDDVPSTLVVTGSSSLPALVTNANLVPTCDALGACTLTITPQPNAFGVATITLTVADDGLPPGTASANFQLTVTNVPDAPVITAVADRTGASALTEDLASVVAVTVQDPDLCNAAGGVNGAESITLTASSSQTTLLPNANLVVAPTGGTCARTFNLTATSGLNQFSPPSATVTLTATSSDTLSGTDAFAVEINPVDDPPVISAIANQTISEDGMTTALAFTVTDVDTAITLADLQVLTSNGAVVPVSGITLVSTGGSGNVTNWTVQVTPLPNTFTSGVPVTVTVRVLPGDANQTDETFTVTVNPVDDPPVITQIGTQPMDEDTTAMITLTVTDIDSPCSAITLSGTSSDTSVVANPGISDGTICPNHVLVIAPVADQFTSPPVGNTLDITVIANDGTSNSLPMTFALDVQNTDDSVVAANSAFATTWGVHLPAAVARTLTANDPDPVDTVAYRADSGTTTLGGFYQVFANGTFVYAPPTIYALGGPTGTADTFPFRAVTGGDTGADPCNAPTCDEATATVNLSGVQQLIIDDTVSYAACTDLPADEEGACGTDFRPFPTLGTDAVEADSVQWATLFTLRFGSGTYDTDANGLSLRAQQTVTGIPMPTSPVIRNATGRAVEIDAGAAGATLTAVDILAGGGEGVDARDDSVTLTNVDVTCTAAGAFHAVRLGGATSASTLTDVAIDRTNGGGVSAALFSSGGGITLGGTVTVDAAEASGVVLSATTVSSFSLASVIVDATALAVANRGIALDNVTGTVTVVSADITTRGGIGIRLNASTGLTLNAGGAGGSITTEGARALEVSGAVATLTLDDVTVTGSATGAINMTGAGGSNVAIGVLSATTTGGTAVSLNGPLTFGVSGATSTITATAGPAFVAANSALAVTLRTAASSGSATTGVLLTTTTGTFTVTGTGTTTDSGGVIASPGGVGVVLSSAAGVSLANLTVDADADTGMTITGASTVSLDNLEVTQTGTDETGITVIDLTGTLAIDGATISGTGLERGMFVSAATASPSATLTFNDLDIETEIMPMGAPIHQALVVSASGTESVDVVLTGASLITHGAPNSAALQVSATGASAVQVDTLGSTLSSTSRGLWALADGTSTTRVLVDTTAISAVRAAAFLDVLAPGAALSYDMSGGSLVIANGGPNRAAFDLLAEEGQADILLDAVTVTAQNATGILAVAAGDSDVRMSVVSSPVTLTSLTASFVGIEVATSTGSTATMSAALDGNTVTGGGADVGIRARALAAGSTTCVNAEDNASAGVTSSYTMGQTAGTFQFTGWNGAFTLLANLMVRGNTVTGAAPVAVNTIAAGICTAPTAVTPL; encoded by the coding sequence ATGACCAGTTCTCGCAACCCCGCGGCTCGGCTCGCGCTGCTGCTCTCGGCAGCCGTGTTCGCGGCGGGCTGTGGTGAAGCGGTGGTCGGTGGCTCGGAGCTGCGCAACACCGCGCCCACGCTCGGAACCTTCACGGACCTCACCACCGACGAAGACACGCTCGTGACGGGCAGCTTCACGGTGGCGGACGCCGAAGATCTCGCCACGCTCACGTTCACCGTAACCTCGTCGGACCCGGCCGTCGTGTCCTCGGCGGGTGTCGTCATCACGGGCAGCGGCACGGACCGCACCATCAGCATCCTGCCCGAGGCGAACGCCAGCGGTCTGGCGGTCATCACGGTCCTGGTCTCCGACGGCGAGTACTCGGCCACCGGCACGTTCACCATCACCGTGCTGCCCATCAACGACCCCCCGGTCATCGCGCCCATCGCCAACGAGTCCACCACGGAGGAGCTGCCGGTTGGTCCCATTCGCATCACCGTCACCGACATCGACAGTCCGCTCGGCGACCTCACCCTGACCGCGGTCTCCGGGGATCTCGGCATCGTGGACGCGGCGGGCGTCATGGTGGCCGGCAGCGCCGGGGCGTTCACCGTCACGCTCTCCCCACTGCCCGACGCGTTCGGAGAAGTGGTCATCACGGTCACCGCGAGCGATGGCGCGGCCAGCAGCGTGGCGTCGTTCACGCTCACCGTCACGAACGTGAACGACGCGCCCACCATCACGGCGCTCACCGATCTGACCACCGACGAGGACACGGCAACGGCGGCGCTGCCCTTCACCATCGCCGACGTGGACACGCCCGTGGGTGACCTGCTGGTGACGGTCGTTTCCGACAACGCCACGCTCCTGCCCCCCGCCAGCTTCATGCTGGGTGGGAGCGGGGCGTCCCGCACGCTCACCATCCTGCCCGCTACGCAGCAGAACGGCAGCGGCACCGTGACCGTCACCGTCAGCGATGGCTCGCTGAGCGGCAGCACGTCGTTCGTGCTCACCGTCACCGCCGTGGACGACGCCCCCGAGATCATGGGCGTGACCAACGTCACGGTCATGGAGGACCCCGCCGCGGTACCCACGCTGGCCTTCACGGTCGTGGACGTGGACACCCCAGCGCCCACCGTCACCGCCACGAGCGACAACCCGGCGCTGGTGCCGAGCGGGGCGCTCACCATCGTGAACGGCGGTGGCAACGCCTACACGCTCTCCCTGCCGCCACTGCCCAACGCGTTCGGCATGGCCACCATCGTCATCACCGCCAATGACGGCGTGAACGCGCCCGTCACGTCCAGCTTCGTGTTCACGGTCACGCCGGTGAACGACGCGCCGGTGCTCACCGCGGTGATCCCCAACCGCTCCACCAACGAGGACACCCCGCTCTCGTTCTCCTACGGCATCAGCGAGATCGACGACAATCTGGACACGCAGGTGACCTATGCGCTCGAGCTCGTCAGCGGCAGCGCCACGCTGTTCCCTGCGGCCAACATCGTCCTCGGCGGCGCCGGCGTGCTCCGCACCGTGCAGCTCACGCCCGCGCTGAACCAGAACGGCGTGGTCCGCTTCCGTATCGTGGCCACGGACTCCGGCGGCAGCACGCCCACCGTCCTGACCGTCTCCCAAGAGTTCGACATCACGGTGGTGGCCATCAACGACGCGCCCACCATCGTGCCCAGCGCACCCGTGCCCAACCCGCTCTTCGCGGAGGAGCGCAGCTTCGGCGCGCCGCCCAACATCGGCCCGCTCACCTTCACCATCGCCGACGTCGAGACGCCGCTCGGCTCGCTCACCATCACGGCCGCGCGCGCCAACGGCACGGTCATCGACACCGTCACGTTCGTGGCGCAGGGCGGGGGCGTGTTCGAGCTGGGCGCGTCCAGCTTGGACTTCATCTCCGGCGACGAGACCATCACCATCACCGTGACCGACAACGGCGCGGGGGGCGTCACAGGCAACGCTCAGTCCACGTTCGCCATCCCCGTGAGCGTCGTCCCGGTCAATGACCCGCCCGAGTTCGTCAGCTTCAGCGGTTCGCCCACGGTCGCCGGCACCGAGGACACCGCCTCGGTCGTGCCCTTCGTGGTGTTCGACATCGACAACGCGCAGCCGGCCGCCTTCCCCGTCTCGGGCGGCTCGGCCGGGTTCACGCTCACGGCCACCACGCCGGGCATCCTCGGCTCGTTCAGCGTGGCGTTCATCGCCGCCGCAGGCCCGAACCAGGGGCAGTGGGCGCTCACGCTCAACCCGGCGCCCAACGCCAACGGCTCCACGCAGATCACGTTCGTGGTGCGCGACCCGCTCGGCGTCTCGGACCCGCTCTCGCGCGACACCGTCACGTTCACCTACAACGTGGCCGCCACCAACGACGCGCCCACCATCGCCAACGTCACCAACGTCACCATGGCCGAGGACACGGTCGGCAACGCGGTGCTGAGCTTCAATGTCAGCGACATCGACGACGTGCCGAGCACGCTGGTGGTCACGGGCTCGTCTTCGCTCCCGGCGCTGGTGACCAACGCCAACCTGGTGCCCACGTGTGACGCGCTGGGCGCCTGCACGCTCACCATCACGCCGCAGCCCAACGCGTTCGGGGTGGCCACCATCACCCTCACGGTCGCCGACGACGGCCTCCCGCCGGGCACGGCCTCCGCCAACTTCCAGCTCACGGTCACCAACGTGCCCGACGCGCCCGTCATCACGGCGGTGGCGGATCGCACGGGTGCCTCGGCGCTCACCGAGGACCTCGCCAGCGTCGTCGCGGTCACCGTGCAGGACCCCGACCTGTGCAACGCCGCAGGCGGCGTCAACGGCGCCGAGAGCATCACGCTCACGGCCTCGTCCAGCCAGACCACGCTCCTGCCCAACGCCAACCTGGTGGTCGCGCCCACGGGCGGCACGTGCGCGCGCACGTTCAACCTCACGGCCACGAGCGGGCTCAACCAGTTCTCGCCGCCGAGCGCCACGGTGACGCTCACAGCCACCAGCAGCGACACCCTCAGCGGCACCGACGCCTTCGCCGTGGAGATCAACCCGGTGGATGACCCGCCCGTCATCTCGGCCATCGCCAACCAGACCATCTCCGAAGACGGCATGACCACCGCGCTGGCCTTCACGGTCACGGACGTGGACACGGCCATCACCCTCGCCGACCTCCAGGTGCTCACCAGCAACGGCGCGGTCGTCCCCGTCAGCGGCATCACGCTCGTGAGCACCGGCGGGTCGGGCAACGTCACCAACTGGACCGTGCAGGTCACCCCCCTGCCCAACACGTTCACCAGCGGGGTGCCCGTGACGGTCACGGTGCGCGTGCTGCCGGGAGACGCCAACCAGACGGACGAGACGTTCACGGTGACCGTGAACCCCGTCGACGACCCGCCGGTCATCACGCAGATCGGCACGCAGCCCATGGACGAAGACACCACGGCGATGATCACGCTGACGGTCACGGACATCGACTCGCCGTGCAGCGCCATCACCCTCAGCGGCACTAGCAGCGACACCAGCGTGGTGGCCAACCCCGGCATCAGCGACGGGACCATCTGCCCCAACCACGTGCTGGTCATCGCCCCCGTGGCGGACCAGTTCACGAGCCCGCCCGTGGGCAACACGCTCGACATCACGGTCATCGCCAATGACGGCACCTCCAACTCGCTGCCCATGACCTTCGCGCTGGACGTCCAGAACACCGATGACTCGGTGGTGGCGGCCAACAGCGCGTTCGCGACCACGTGGGGTGTGCACCTCCCCGCCGCGGTGGCCCGCACGCTGACCGCGAACGACCCGGACCCCGTGGACACCGTGGCGTATCGCGCCGACAGCGGCACCACCACGCTGGGCGGCTTCTATCAGGTGTTCGCCAATGGCACGTTCGTCTACGCGCCGCCCACCATCTACGCCCTGGGCGGGCCCACCGGCACGGCCGACACGTTCCCCTTCCGCGCCGTGACCGGCGGGGACACGGGCGCCGACCCGTGCAACGCGCCCACCTGTGACGAGGCCACCGCCACCGTCAACCTCTCCGGCGTGCAGCAGCTCATCATCGACGACACGGTGAGCTACGCGGCGTGCACCGACCTCCCCGCCGACGAAGAGGGCGCGTGCGGCACGGACTTCCGCCCGTTCCCCACGCTGGGCACCGACGCCGTCGAGGCCGACTCGGTTCAGTGGGCCACGCTGTTCACGCTGCGCTTCGGCAGCGGCACCTACGACACCGACGCGAACGGGCTCAGCCTGCGCGCGCAGCAGACCGTCACGGGCATTCCCATGCCCACCAGTCCGGTCATCCGCAACGCCACTGGGCGTGCCGTGGAGATCGACGCGGGCGCAGCGGGCGCGACGCTCACCGCCGTGGACATCCTGGCGGGAGGCGGCGAGGGCGTGGACGCACGCGACGACAGCGTCACGCTCACCAACGTGGACGTCACCTGCACCGCAGCCGGCGCCTTCCACGCGGTGCGTCTGGGCGGGGCCACCAGCGCCAGCACGCTCACCGACGTGGCCATCGACCGCACCAACGGGGGCGGTGTCTCGGCTGCGCTCTTCTCCTCGGGAGGCGGCATCACCCTCGGCGGCACCGTCACGGTGGACGCCGCAGAGGCCTCCGGTGTGGTGCTCTCGGCCACCACGGTGAGCTCGTTCTCGCTGGCCTCCGTGATCGTCGATGCCACCGCGCTGGCTGTGGCCAACCGCGGCATCGCGCTCGACAACGTGACCGGCACCGTCACGGTGGTGTCGGCCGACATCACCACCCGTGGCGGCATCGGCATTCGCCTCAACGCCTCCACGGGGCTCACCCTGAACGCCGGCGGCGCTGGCGGCTCGATCACCACGGAGGGCGCGCGCGCGCTCGAGGTGTCCGGCGCGGTCGCCACGCTCACCCTCGATGACGTCACGGTCACCGGGTCGGCCACGGGTGCCATCAACATGACCGGTGCGGGCGGCAGCAACGTGGCCATCGGCGTGCTCTCCGCCACCACCACTGGGGGCACCGCGGTGTCCCTCAACGGGCCGCTGACCTTCGGCGTCTCGGGGGCCACCTCCACCATCACGGCCACCGCGGGGCCGGCGTTCGTGGCAGCCAACAGCGCGCTGGCCGTCACGCTGCGCACGGCGGCATCCAGCGGGTCGGCCACCACCGGTGTCTTGCTCACCACCACCACCGGTACGTTCACCGTCACCGGCACGGGCACCACCACGGACAGCGGCGGCGTCATCGCCTCGCCGGGCGGGGTGGGCGTGGTGCTCAGCTCCGCCGCGGGGGTCAGCCTCGCCAACCTGACGGTGGACGCCGACGCCGACACCGGGATGACCATCACCGGGGCCAGCACCGTGTCGCTCGACAACCTCGAGGTCACCCAGACGGGGACCGATGAGACCGGCATCACCGTCATCGACCTCACGGGCACGCTCGCCATCGACGGCGCCACCATCTCGGGTACGGGCCTCGAGCGTGGCATGTTCGTGTCGGCGGCCACCGCGAGCCCGAGCGCGACGCTGACCTTCAACGACCTCGACATCGAGACCGAGATCATGCCGATGGGGGCGCCCATTCATCAGGCGCTGGTGGTCTCGGCTTCCGGGACCGAGAGCGTGGACGTGGTGCTGACGGGTGCCAGCCTCATCACCCACGGCGCCCCGAACTCCGCGGCGCTGCAGGTGAGCGCGACGGGGGCCTCGGCGGTGCAGGTGGACACGCTCGGAAGCACGCTCAGCTCCACCTCGCGTGGCCTCTGGGCGCTGGCCGACGGAACCTCCACGACGCGCGTGCTGGTAGACACCACCGCCATCTCCGCGGTGCGCGCCGCCGCGTTCCTAGACGTGCTCGCGCCGGGGGCGGCGCTGTCCTACGACATGTCGGGCGGCTCGCTGGTCATCGCAAACGGTGGCCCCAACCGCGCCGCGTTCGACCTCTTGGCGGAGGAGGGCCAGGCCGACATCCTGCTGGACGCCGTGACCGTCACCGCCCAGAACGCCACGGGCATCCTCGCGGTCGCGGCCGGGGACTCGGACGTGCGCATGAGCGTGGTGAGCTCGCCAGTGACGCTCACGTCGCTCACGGCGTCGTTCGTCGGCATCGAGGTGGCGACGTCAACGGGCTCGACCGCCACCATGAGCGCGGCCCTCGACGGCAACACCGTCACCGGCGGCGGCGCCGACGTGGGCATCCGCGCGCGCGCCCTCGCGGCTGGCAGCACCACCTGCGTCAACGCCGAGGACAACGCGTCGGCGGGCGTGACGTCCAGCTACACCATGGGTCAGACCGCTGGCACGTTCCAGTTCACGGGTTGGAACGGCGCCTTCACGCTGCTGGCCAACCTGATGGTTCGCGGGAACACGGTCACGGGCGCGGCCCCGGTGGCCGTGAACACCATCGCTGCGGGGATCTGCACGGCGCCCACGGCCGTCACCCCGCTCTGA
- a CDS encoding crotonase/enoyl-CoA hydratase family protein, whose product MFTSDQLKIDRDGHIVTLTMNRPEKRNAFGLEMLIAMADAFQMCDDDTEVRAIILTGAGGHFCAGSDLKENQLGQKDERTLMLQERFKTEPRIHWKALLREYRPAVPVIAAVEGFAVAGGTEILQGTDLRVAGKSATFGVTEAALGLFPLGGSTIRLRRQIGYARAAEMLLAARRIDAETAERWGLINYVVEDGQALDKARELAERVAACGPLAVRAIKRSLVESDGLTETEALAQEEKLGGPVFRSADAKEGPTAFFEKRKPVFTGK is encoded by the coding sequence GTGTTTACGTCTGACCAACTCAAGATCGACCGCGATGGCCACATCGTCACCCTGACGATGAACCGCCCCGAGAAGCGCAACGCCTTTGGCCTCGAGATGCTCATCGCGATGGCCGACGCCTTCCAGATGTGTGACGACGACACCGAGGTGCGCGCCATCATCTTGACCGGCGCGGGGGGCCACTTCTGCGCGGGCTCGGACCTCAAGGAGAACCAGCTCGGCCAGAAAGACGAGCGCACACTCATGCTGCAGGAGCGCTTCAAGACCGAGCCGCGCATCCACTGGAAGGCGCTGCTGCGCGAGTACCGCCCTGCGGTCCCCGTGATCGCCGCCGTGGAAGGGTTCGCTGTGGCAGGTGGCACGGAGATTCTGCAGGGCACGGACCTGCGCGTGGCCGGCAAGAGCGCCACCTTCGGCGTCACCGAGGCGGCCCTCGGGCTCTTCCCGCTGGGCGGGTCCACCATCCGGCTGCGGCGTCAGATTGGCTACGCGCGAGCCGCCGAGATGCTGTTGGCGGCACGCCGCATCGACGCCGAGACAGCCGAGCGTTGGGGTCTCATCAACTACGTGGTGGAAGACGGCCAGGCGCTCGACAAGGCGCGTGAGCTGGCCGAGCGCGTGGCCGCGTGCGGTCCCCTCGCGGTGCGCGCCATCAAGCGCAGCCTCGTGGAGAGCGACGGCCTCACCGAGACCGAGGCGCTCGCCCAGGAAGAGAAGCTGGGCGGTCCCGTGTTCCGCAGCGCCGACGCGAAGGAGGGCCCCACGGCCTTCTTCGAGAAGCGCAAGCCCGTCTTCACGGGCAAGTGA
- a CDS encoding protein kinase: MSAPPPRWLSSARGRRFANPEAIGSGAGGTVYRVFDHERNAVVAVKALRKPTADSIAGLKREFRALTRFDHPNLLQLHELLCWDGEWLVTMECIDGVNFLEWVRPGYQLRRSETRDSEAVAVAEDASPTGSGSSPFVHVDTGTLSEGRLRDALGQLALGLDVVHRSGRLHRDIKPSNVLVTRGGRVVVCDFGLVTDLRSASEGSAIVGTPSYMSPEQAAGAPLGTPSDLYGVGVMLYEALAGVRPFAGDSEEIMVRKQRVTPVAPSELTQATVPVDLELLAMRLLSIDPALRPSAFELRATLGDSLGPTPLLASVPLLGRDAPLAALRASLQQVARAGHGHTVLLQGPRGVGKSAVLRHFAEEVRGTEHTNVLVGACYEREFVPHRALDEVLDELVTYLRSSEVDLGSELAPDEIQPLLTLFPMLARVPALAPDPGARATAPSSLDPREVRRGALDALRRLVHAVGQNRPWLIIVDDLHWGDEESLPILSALLGHPSSPPILFVGSVESSEPHADSAPMYDDILRRPEAFGGLTQMELAPLSTEEAKRLAQAWLGDGVHDEWATEIAARAAGLPALVRKLAEHVETTPRARDGFDEHPVVDVLQARIDLLQGDARRLLEAVSLATHRETLTVLLRALGGLADEAHTLAVLRRQELVRSLPAGRGLRLDVNEDRVRVLVRAKLDPERRVTLHLALLDAVRAERPDDHETLLFHARAAGLHELAAQLAVAAANTARTSLRFERAARFAQMAVQLLPHDAVTFEHRRGLAEALALAGRGAEAGRAYVRAADSAPTTPLSHECRRIGAGHLLRSGYLEEGEAAMNAQLTLLGAELLDIPNSLVSRVVAAAAESSRRVLGEALTASDEALLPELVDTHWEAVTGLALIDPTRAGWLQLRHQRYARRLADPRRLARSLWAEAFMTGLRGKAARRDVDALFARATSLTPTDPESQVRAATLLPLLRGILSVAAGDYPKARGQLARALRTARERGRAQVWELAVAETYMLWAMTQLGELRAMSARIQGLLSDAEPRADRFFETTLTTGTCALAKLAEGDAAEVLRRAERVRSVWDRSSAPLPYALADLATAYAHLYEGDTEHAEHSVQSTLGPDARGAHLGIEHLDVELHMGRALVALASARSGRHALRVRQSLALADRIAGGIRADATPAQHVLARLLDGLLLIERRRETDAMVALHEAEVELRRRGMATMATIARAAHGVALGGDAGATFIDQARHDLRAFGVRHPDAFLGIWVGPLRTE, from the coding sequence ATGAGCGCCCCGCCACCGCGCTGGCTGAGCAGCGCCCGCGGACGTCGCTTCGCCAACCCCGAGGCCATCGGGTCCGGCGCAGGCGGCACGGTCTACCGAGTGTTCGACCACGAGCGCAACGCGGTGGTGGCGGTCAAGGCGTTGCGCAAACCCACGGCCGACTCCATCGCTGGGCTCAAGCGCGAGTTCCGGGCCCTCACCCGCTTCGACCACCCCAACCTCCTGCAACTGCACGAGCTCCTCTGCTGGGACGGCGAGTGGCTCGTGACCATGGAGTGCATCGACGGGGTGAACTTCCTCGAGTGGGTGCGCCCGGGCTACCAACTGCGCCGCAGCGAGACGCGCGACTCCGAGGCCGTGGCCGTGGCGGAGGACGCTTCGCCCACGGGGTCGGGCTCGTCGCCCTTCGTGCACGTCGACACCGGCACGCTGTCCGAGGGGCGCCTGCGTGACGCCCTCGGGCAGCTGGCGCTGGGGCTCGACGTGGTGCACCGCTCGGGGCGCCTGCACCGAGACATCAAGCCCTCGAACGTGCTGGTGACGCGCGGCGGGCGCGTGGTGGTCTGCGACTTCGGGCTGGTCACGGACCTGCGCTCCGCGAGTGAGGGCAGCGCCATCGTGGGCACGCCTTCGTACATGTCGCCGGAGCAAGCCGCCGGCGCGCCGCTGGGCACGCCGTCGGACCTCTATGGTGTTGGCGTCATGCTCTACGAGGCGCTGGCGGGTGTGCGCCCCTTCGCGGGGGACTCGGAAGAGATCATGGTCCGCAAGCAGCGCGTGACGCCGGTGGCGCCCAGCGAGCTCACGCAGGCCACGGTGCCCGTGGACCTCGAGCTGCTGGCCATGCGCTTGCTGTCCATCGACCCTGCCCTCCGGCCGAGCGCCTTCGAGTTGCGCGCCACCCTCGGCGACTCGCTGGGTCCGACACCGCTGCTGGCCAGCGTCCCGCTCCTGGGCCGTGACGCGCCGCTCGCCGCGCTGCGTGCCTCGCTCCAGCAGGTGGCGCGCGCGGGGCACGGGCACACGGTGTTGCTGCAGGGGCCGCGTGGCGTGGGCAAGTCCGCCGTGCTCCGTCACTTCGCCGAGGAGGTGCGGGGCACAGAGCACACCAACGTGCTGGTGGGTGCCTGCTACGAGCGCGAGTTCGTGCCCCACAGAGCGCTCGACGAGGTGCTGGACGAGCTGGTCACGTACCTGCGCTCGTCCGAGGTGGACCTCGGGAGCGAGCTGGCACCCGACGAGATTCAGCCGCTGCTCACGCTGTTTCCCATGCTGGCGCGCGTCCCCGCGCTGGCGCCGGACCCAGGCGCGCGCGCCACGGCGCCATCCTCGCTGGACCCGCGTGAGGTGCGGCGCGGGGCCCTCGACGCGCTTCGACGTCTGGTGCACGCGGTAGGTCAGAACCGACCGTGGCTCATCATCGTGGACGACCTGCACTGGGGCGACGAGGAGAGCCTGCCCATCTTGAGCGCGCTGTTGGGGCACCCGTCCTCGCCTCCCATCTTGTTCGTGGGCTCGGTGGAGAGCAGCGAACCGCACGCAGACAGCGCACCCATGTACGACGACATCCTGCGGCGCCCCGAGGCGTTCGGCGGACTGACGCAGATGGAGCTCGCGCCGCTGTCCACGGAGGAGGCCAAGCGCCTGGCGCAGGCGTGGCTCGGCGACGGGGTGCACGACGAGTGGGCCACCGAGATCGCTGCCCGCGCGGCCGGGCTGCCCGCCCTGGTGCGCAAGCTGGCCGAGCATGTGGAGACCACCCCCCGCGCGCGCGATGGCTTCGACGAGCACCCCGTGGTGGACGTGCTGCAGGCGCGCATCGATCTCTTGCAGGGAGACGCGCGCCGGCTGCTGGAGGCGGTGTCGCTGGCCACCCACCGCGAGACGCTGACCGTGCTGTTGCGTGCGCTGGGCGGCCTCGCGGACGAAGCCCACACGCTGGCGGTGCTGCGCCGCCAGGAGCTGGTGCGCAGCCTGCCCGCCGGGCGCGGGCTGCGTCTGGACGTGAACGAAGATCGCGTGCGCGTGCTGGTGCGCGCCAAGCTGGACCCCGAGCGCCGTGTGACGTTGCACTTGGCGCTGCTGGACGCGGTGCGGGCCGAGCGGCCCGACGACCACGAGACGCTGCTCTTCCACGCACGCGCAGCGGGGCTGCACGAGCTGGCGGCGCAGCTCGCCGTGGCGGCCGCCAACACGGCGCGCACCTCGCTGCGGTTCGAGCGCGCGGCGCGCTTCGCGCAGATGGCCGTGCAACTCCTGCCGCACGACGCGGTGACCTTCGAGCATCGGCGCGGCCTGGCCGAGGCACTGGCGCTGGCAGGCCGAGGCGCCGAGGCAGGGCGCGCTTACGTGCGCGCGGCCGACTCGGCGCCCACCACCCCGCTCTCCCACGAGTGTCGTCGCATCGGCGCGGGGCACCTGCTGCGCAGCGGCTACCTCGAAGAGGGCGAGGCCGCGATGAATGCCCAGCTGACGCTGCTCGGCGCCGAGCTGCTGGACATCCCGAACTCGCTGGTGTCGCGGGTGGTGGCCGCCGCGGCCGAGAGCTCGCGGCGCGTGCTCGGAGAGGCCCTCACGGCGAGCGATGAGGCGCTGCTGCCCGAGCTGGTGGACACCCACTGGGAGGCCGTGACGGGCCTCGCGCTGATCGACCCCACGCGCGCCGGCTGGCTGCAGCTGCGACATCAGCGCTACGCGCGTCGTCTGGCCGACCCTCGGCGTCTAGCCCGCTCGCTGTGGGCCGAGGCGTTCATGACCGGCCTGCGCGGGAAGGCCGCGCGGCGTGATGTGGACGCGCTCTTCGCGCGGGCTACCAGTCTCACCCCCACCGACCCCGAGTCGCAGGTGCGCGCCGCCACGCTGCTGCCGCTGCTGCGCGGCATCCTGAGCGTGGCCGCGGGTGACTACCCCAAAGCGCGGGGTCAGCTGGCGCGCGCGCTGCGCACTGCGCGGGAGCGGGGGCGGGCACAGGTTTGGGAGCTGGCGGTGGCCGAGACGTACATGCTGTGGGCCATGACGCAGCTGGGCGAGCTGCGTGCCATGTCCGCGCGCATCCAGGGGCTCTTGTCCGACGCCGAGCCGCGCGCCGATCGCTTCTTCGAGACCACCCTCACCACGGGCACGTGCGCGCTGGCCAAGCTGGCGGAAGGCGACGCGGCAGAGGTGCTGCGGCGCGCCGAGCGCGTGCGGTCGGTCTGGGATCGCTCGTCCGCCCCGCTGCCGTACGCGCTAGCCGACCTGGCCACCGCCTACGCGCACCTGTACGAGGGCGACACCGAGCACGCCGAGCACAGCGTGCAGTCCACCCTCGGTCCTGACGCCCGCGGAGCGCATCTGGGCATCGAGCACTTGGACGTGGAGCTGCACATGGGGCGAGCCCTCGTCGCCCTCGCCAGCGCGCGCTCGGGTCGCCATGCGCTGCGCGTGCGCCAGTCGCTGGCACTGGCCGACCGCATCGCCGGTGGGATCCGGGCCGACGCCACCCCCGCGCAGCACGTCCTGGCGCGGCTGCTGGACGGACTCTTGCTGATCGAGCGGCGTCGAGAGACCGACGCGATGGTGGCGCTACACGAGGCCGAGGTGGAGCTGCGCCGGCGCGGCATGGCCACCATGGCGACCATCGCGCGCGCAGCACACGGCGTGGCCCTCGGAGGAGACGCCGGCGCCACGTTCATCGACCAGGCGCGCCATGACCTGCGGGCCTTCGGCGTGCGCCATCCGGACGCCTTTCTGGGCATCTGGGTGGGCCCGCTGCGCACCGAGTGA